Proteins from a single region of Syntrophales bacterium:
- the aspS gene encoding aspartate--tRNA ligase translates to MSEFITKQKRTHYCGQVSAADLGNSVVLMGWTHRRRDHGGVIFVDLRDREGLVQVVFNPETNPDSHQVAHRIRSEYVLAVRGTVRRRPEGMENPNMKTGEVEVLADELEILNESKTPPFPLDADTEVSENVRLRYRYLDLRRANIQSNIMLRSRAAAATREYFHGQGFIEVETPVLTKSTPEGARDYLVPSRVNPGMFYALPQSPQIFKQLLMVSGFDRYYQIVKCFRDEDLRADRQPEFTQIDLEMSFIEENDLIAVMEGFMAHLWRTCLGIELTIPFPRIPYRDAINRFGKDSPDTRFALELRDLTDVLQACGFNLFQEVASVGGVIKAIKIEDNRKLSRKDLDELRDYVADFGAKGLAWARVNPDGWTSPIAKFLKPEEMKAVEERMEAKEGDLIVFVADKPGIVHDSLGNLRLYVARKLGLIEPGRFAFNWITEFPLMEYSETEKRFVSTHHPFTSPVMEDLPFLESDPGKVRARAYDLVLNGSEIGGGSIRIHRQEVQALIFKTLGLGDEEARQKFGFLLDALEFGTPPHGGLAFGFDRLIMMMTGTDSIRDVIAFPKTQKATCLLTDAPSPASIGQLMELSLKIVQ, encoded by the coding sequence TTGTCTGAATTCATCACCAAGCAGAAAAGAACGCACTACTGCGGCCAGGTATCGGCCGCGGACCTCGGAAACTCCGTCGTGCTCATGGGCTGGACCCACCGGAGACGGGACCACGGCGGCGTCATCTTTGTGGACCTGCGGGACCGGGAAGGGCTCGTCCAGGTGGTGTTCAACCCGGAGACGAATCCCGATTCCCACCAGGTGGCCCACCGCATCCGGAGCGAGTACGTCCTCGCCGTCCGGGGAACCGTCCGCCGCCGGCCCGAAGGCATGGAAAACCCGAACATGAAAACGGGCGAGGTGGAGGTCCTGGCGGACGAGCTGGAGATCCTCAACGAGTCCAAGACCCCGCCGTTTCCACTCGATGCGGACACGGAAGTCTCCGAGAACGTGCGCCTGCGCTACCGCTACCTGGATCTGCGCCGTGCGAACATCCAGAGCAACATCATGCTCCGCAGCCGCGCTGCCGCGGCCACGCGGGAGTATTTCCACGGGCAGGGCTTCATCGAGGTGGAGACGCCCGTCCTGACGAAGAGCACCCCCGAAGGGGCACGGGATTACCTCGTCCCCAGCCGGGTGAATCCGGGAATGTTTTACGCCCTGCCCCAGTCGCCGCAGATCTTCAAGCAGCTCCTGATGGTGTCGGGGTTCGACCGCTACTACCAGATCGTCAAGTGCTTCCGCGACGAGGACCTCCGGGCAGACCGGCAGCCGGAGTTCACCCAGATCGACCTGGAGATGTCCTTCATCGAGGAGAACGACCTCATCGCCGTCATGGAGGGCTTCATGGCCCACTTGTGGCGGACGTGCCTCGGGATCGAGCTGACCATCCCCTTCCCGAGGATTCCCTACCGGGACGCCATCAACCGATTCGGCAAGGACAGCCCGGACACGCGCTTCGCCCTGGAGCTCCGGGACCTGACGGATGTCCTGCAGGCGTGCGGCTTCAACCTGTTCCAGGAAGTCGCCTCCGTCGGCGGCGTGATCAAGGCGATCAAAATCGAGGACAACCGGAAGCTGTCCCGCAAGGACCTGGACGAGCTGAGGGACTACGTCGCCGATTTCGGCGCCAAGGGGCTGGCCTGGGCACGGGTGAACCCCGACGGCTGGACGTCCCCCATCGCCAAGTTCCTCAAGCCCGAGGAGATGAAGGCCGTGGAGGAGCGGATGGAGGCGAAGGAAGGCGACCTGATCGTCTTCGTAGCCGACAAGCCGGGGATCGTTCATGATTCGCTCGGCAACCTGAGACTATACGTGGCCCGCAAACTGGGGCTCATCGAGCCGGGACGGTTCGCCTTCAACTGGATCACCGAGTTCCCGCTCATGGAATACAGCGAAACGGAAAAACGGTTCGTCTCCACCCATCACCCCTTCACGTCGCCGGTGATGGAGGACCTGCCTTTCCTCGAGTCGGACCCCGGAAAGGTCCGCGCGCGGGCCTACGACCTCGTGCTCAACGGGTCGGAGATCGGCGGCGGCAGCATCCGGATCCACCGCCAGGAGGTACAGGCGCTCATTTTCAAGACCCTGGGGCTGGGCGACGAGGAAGCGCGGCAGAAATTCGGCTTCCTCCTGGATGCCCTGGAGTTCGGCACGCCCCCTCACGGCGGCCTCGCCTTCGGATTCGACCGCCTCATCATGATGATGACGGGGACCGACTCGATCCGCGACGTCATCGCCTTCCCGAAGACCCAGAAGGCGACCTGCCTCCTCACCGACGCGCCGTCGCCGGCCAGCATCGGGCAGTTGATGGAGCTGTCGCTGAAGATCGTCCAGTAA
- a CDS encoding histone-lysine N-methyltransferase, with the protein MAKWNKYRKVLDHEHSKFWKYELKDIDEPNLQKEVFPYDEVCRIDFDHKIVTINPADDIFITDTTFRDGQQSRPPYTVQQIVDLFTFMHRLGGPRGVIRQTEFFLYGNRDREAVERCQALGFTFPEVTGWIRAAIDDVHLVKQAGLRETGILTSVSDYHIFLKLNKTRRQAMDGYLGIVKAILDAGIKPRCHFEDVTRADIYGFCIPFAIELMKLREESGIDVKIRLCDTMGYGVTYPGASLPRSVEKLVRAFIEDAGVPGELLEWHGHNDFHKALINATTAWLYGCSAANGTLLGLGERTGNPPVEALIIEYLSITGGTDGIDTTVITEIAQYFDKQVGYKIPANYPFVGADFNVTRAGIHADGLIKCEEIYNIFDTSKLLKRPITPMVSDVSGKSGVAFWINSTLGLEGDSAVDKRHPGVSRIHKWIADQYEAGRVTSISHEEMDRLVRKYLPELFMSDLDKIKHRAAQAAMAVVRQALEDPAMKTMKPELQEPVMEKVLEDHPSIQFAYVVDMNGRKTTRNITALADRTRFEHYGVGTDQSDREWFIRPIQTGKSHVTNFYISKLTGALCITVSAPIVDDQDEMVGVFGLDIKFEDWVKRAEDMAEATQIALKAEYEEKMKSDRWL; encoded by the coding sequence ATGGCAAAATGGAATAAATACAGGAAGGTGCTGGATCACGAGCACTCGAAGTTCTGGAAGTACGAGCTGAAGGACATCGACGAGCCCAACCTCCAGAAGGAAGTTTTTCCCTATGATGAGGTCTGCCGGATCGACTTCGACCACAAGATCGTGACGATCAACCCGGCGGACGACATCTTCATCACCGACACGACCTTCCGGGACGGCCAGCAGTCCAGGCCGCCCTACACGGTCCAGCAGATCGTCGACCTCTTCACGTTCATGCACCGCCTCGGGGGACCCCGCGGCGTCATCCGGCAGACGGAGTTCTTCCTTTACGGCAACCGGGACCGGGAGGCGGTGGAGCGTTGCCAGGCCCTGGGATTCACATTTCCAGAGGTGACCGGATGGATCCGGGCGGCCATCGACGACGTCCATCTCGTGAAGCAGGCCGGCCTCCGGGAGACGGGAATCCTGACCTCCGTGTCGGATTACCACATCTTCCTGAAGCTCAATAAAACCAGGCGTCAGGCCATGGACGGCTACCTGGGCATCGTGAAGGCCATCCTCGACGCGGGAATCAAGCCACGCTGTCATTTCGAGGACGTCACCCGGGCGGACATCTACGGATTCTGCATCCCCTTCGCCATCGAGCTGATGAAGCTCCGGGAGGAGAGCGGCATCGACGTCAAGATCCGGCTCTGCGACACCATGGGCTACGGCGTGACCTATCCCGGCGCCTCCCTGCCCCGGAGTGTCGAGAAGCTCGTCCGGGCCTTCATCGAGGATGCGGGCGTGCCCGGGGAGCTCCTGGAATGGCACGGACACAACGACTTCCACAAGGCCCTGATCAACGCGACCACGGCCTGGCTCTACGGCTGCAGCGCCGCCAACGGCACGCTCCTCGGGCTGGGCGAGCGGACGGGCAATCCGCCCGTCGAGGCCCTCATCATCGAGTACCTCTCCATCACGGGCGGCACCGACGGCATCGACACAACGGTGATCACGGAGATCGCCCAGTACTTTGACAAGCAGGTGGGGTACAAGATCCCCGCCAACTACCCCTTCGTGGGAGCCGACTTCAACGTGACCCGGGCGGGGATCCACGCCGACGGCCTGATCAAGTGCGAGGAGATCTACAACATCTTCGACACGTCGAAGCTCCTCAAGCGGCCGATCACGCCCATGGTCTCGGACGTCTCCGGAAAGTCGGGAGTCGCCTTCTGGATCAACTCCACCCTGGGGCTGGAGGGGGACAGCGCCGTCGACAAGCGCCACCCGGGGGTCTCCAGGATCCACAAGTGGATTGCGGACCAGTACGAGGCCGGACGCGTGACCAGCATCTCCCACGAGGAGATGGACCGGCTGGTGCGGAAGTACCTGCCGGAGCTGTTCATGTCGGACCTGGACAAGATCAAGCACCGGGCGGCCCAGGCGGCCATGGCGGTCGTCCGGCAGGCCCTCGAGGATCCGGCCATGAAGACCATGAAGCCGGAGCTCCAGGAGCCCGTCATGGAGAAGGTACTGGAAGACCATCCGTCCATCCAGTTCGCCTACGTGGTGGACATGAACGGCCGGAAGACGACCCGGAACATCACCGCCCTGGCGGACCGCACACGGTTCGAGCACTACGGCGTCGGGACGGACCAGTCCGATCGGGAGTGGTTCATCCGGCCCATCCAGACAGGCAAGAGCCACGTGACGAACTTCTACATCTCCAAGCTGACCGGCGCGCTGTGCATCACCGTGTCGGCTCCCATCGTCGACGACCAGGACGAGATGGTGGGCGTCTTCGGGCTGGACATCAAATTCGAGGACTGGGTCAAGAGGGCCGAGGACATGGCCGAGGCGACGCAGATCGCCCTGAAAGCCGAGTACGAGGAGAAGATGAAGAGCGACCGCTGGCTCTGA
- a CDS encoding MBL fold metallo-hydrolase: protein MERKQIGPIEFIPGLNGGKYPYCHSLFIEEAGIIIDPSSDREILQDIHKKGKVKEVWLSHFHEDHFGEIDVFEDLPIWISERDAPPMSGISVFLDWYGIEGMEERDYWRRFMEEQFRYRPRQPSRFFQDGEVIDLGSEQVEVIATPGHTPGNLSFFFRNSKILFIGDYDLTPFGPWYGDRYSSIEQTLDSIRRLQGISARVWLASHEAGIFNSPPGPLWHRYEEVIFERERKILAFLKRKRTFQEITNAWICYGKPRTPKAFFDFAESALIRKHLEYLLKRGLIQRTGIHYIQS, encoded by the coding sequence ATGGAACGAAAACAGATTGGTCCAATTGAGTTCATCCCCGGCCTGAACGGGGGCAAGTATCCCTACTGCCACTCCCTTTTCATCGAGGAGGCGGGGATCATTATCGACCCGTCCTCCGACCGCGAAATTCTTCAGGATATCCACAAAAAGGGAAAGGTGAAGGAGGTCTGGCTCAGCCACTTCCACGAGGATCATTTCGGAGAGATCGACGTCTTCGAAGACCTGCCCATCTGGATTTCCGAGCGGGACGCCCCACCGATGAGCGGCATTTCCGTCTTTCTGGACTGGTATGGAATCGAGGGAATGGAGGAGAGGGATTACTGGAGGCGCTTCATGGAAGAGCAGTTCCGATACCGCCCCCGCCAGCCCTCGCGCTTTTTTCAGGACGGGGAGGTCATCGACCTCGGGTCGGAGCAGGTGGAAGTGATCGCCACGCCGGGCCATACACCGGGCAATCTTTCTTTCTTCTTCCGGAATTCGAAAATCCTCTTTATCGGCGATTACGACCTGACGCCGTTCGGCCCCTGGTATGGAGACCGCTACTCCAGCATCGAGCAGACCCTTGATTCCATTCGCCGGCTTCAGGGGATTTCCGCCAGGGTATGGCTGGCCAGCCATGAGGCGGGTATATTCAACAGTCCGCCGGGCCCCCTGTGGCATCGTTACGAAGAAGTGATCTTTGAACGGGAACGGAAGATCCTGGCGTTCCTGAAGCGTAAACGGACGTTCCAGGAAATCACGAACGCCTGGATCTGTTACGGCAAACCAAGAACCCCCAAGGCATTTTTCGACTTTGCCGAAAGCGCCCTGATCAGGAAGCATCTGGAGTATCTGCTGAAGCGGGGACTCATTCAACGTACAGGAATACATTACATACAGAGTTGA
- the hisS gene encoding histidine--tRNA ligase, with amino-acid sequence METISAIRGFKDILPAEAGQWLFVEEQARRVFHAFGFRDIRIPILEKTELFARGIGETTDVVEKEMYTFTDRGEESLTLRPEATAGVVRAYIEHALYAAEPVARLYTIGPMFRRERPQKGRYRQFYQIDAEILGLDDARVDAELILMLTHFLKAVGLVNSHVEINSLGCPLCRPAFRSAVVAHLQGREEELCGDCRRRIQTNPLRVFDCKIESCRAAVEHAPRLADYLCDDCRAHFGIVQESLGLFGVQYSINNRMVRGLDYYTRTTFEVTTDVLGAQNAVVGGGRYDGLVQQLGGPDIPGIGFAIGFERLVSLMPRGAEDYRREPALFIAALGAAAQKIAFELANRLRLEDVEVEMDYAGKSLKSQMKRADKLGCRYALIIGDREIAENSGVFRDLKNSSQTPVPLDLAGITGKMEALQRGAEDLV; translated from the coding sequence ATGGAAACCATCAGCGCCATCCGGGGCTTCAAAGACATCCTGCCCGCCGAGGCGGGCCAGTGGCTGTTCGTCGAAGAGCAGGCCCGCCGGGTCTTCCACGCCTTCGGCTTCCGGGATATCCGCATCCCGATCCTTGAAAAGACGGAGCTTTTCGCCCGGGGGATCGGCGAGACCACTGATGTCGTGGAGAAGGAGATGTACACCTTCACCGACCGGGGGGAAGAGTCCCTGACCCTGCGGCCGGAGGCGACCGCCGGGGTCGTCCGGGCCTATATCGAACATGCCCTGTACGCCGCCGAACCGGTGGCCCGGCTGTACACGATCGGCCCCATGTTCCGCCGCGAGCGGCCCCAGAAGGGACGCTACCGCCAGTTCTACCAGATCGACGCCGAGATCCTGGGCCTCGACGATGCCCGGGTGGACGCGGAGCTGATCCTGATGCTGACCCACTTCCTCAAGGCGGTGGGCCTTGTAAATTCTCATGTCGAGATCAATTCGCTCGGCTGCCCCCTGTGCCGCCCCGCCTTCCGGTCGGCCGTGGTCGCCCACCTGCAGGGGCGGGAAGAAGAACTCTGCGGGGACTGCCGCCGGCGGATCCAGACCAATCCCCTGCGGGTCTTCGACTGCAAGATCGAATCCTGCCGGGCTGCCGTCGAGCATGCGCCCCGCCTGGCCGATTACCTCTGCGACGACTGCCGCGCCCATTTCGGAATTGTCCAGGAATCCCTCGGCCTGTTCGGTGTGCAGTACTCCATCAACAACCGCATGGTGCGGGGCCTCGATTACTATACCCGGACCACCTTCGAGGTGACCACGGACGTCCTGGGCGCCCAGAACGCTGTCGTCGGCGGCGGCCGCTACGACGGGCTCGTACAGCAGCTGGGAGGACCGGACATCCCGGGAATCGGCTTCGCCATCGGCTTCGAGCGCCTCGTCTCGCTGATGCCGAGGGGAGCGGAAGACTACCGCCGCGAGCCGGCGCTGTTCATTGCCGCCCTGGGCGCCGCAGCCCAGAAAATCGCCTTCGAGCTGGCGAACCGCCTGCGCCTGGAGGACGTCGAAGTAGAGATGGACTACGCCGGAAAGAGCCTGAAGAGCCAGATGAAACGGGCCGACAAGCTCGGCTGCCGTTACGCTTTGATTATTGGAGACCGGGAGATCGCCGAAAACAGCGGCGTCTTCCGGGACCTGAAGAACAGTTCGCAGACCCCGGTTCCCCTCGATCTTGCGGGCATCACCGGGAAAATGGAAGCATTGCAAAGAGGAGCAGAAGACCTTGTCTGA
- a CDS encoding adenylate kinase yields MRIILLGAPGAGKGTVAKLLTEFDGSVQISTGDILRAAVKEGTPLGKEAKGYMDRGDLVPDSLIMKLMEVRLQDPDCARGFILDGFPRTIPQAEALKTLLANLKIRLDFVANLDVPRDVILDRLTTRRTCSNPDCQEIYNVKSNPPGPDGSCKKCGSPTIQRADETEEAISFRLETYNSKTAPLIGFYEKEGLLKTFLSLSSKDTVEAVKKALQA; encoded by the coding sequence ATGAGGATCATATTGCTGGGCGCCCCCGGGGCCGGCAAGGGAACGGTGGCCAAGCTGCTGACGGAATTCGACGGCTCCGTGCAGATCTCCACGGGAGACATCCTGCGGGCCGCCGTGAAGGAGGGGACGCCCCTCGGAAAAGAGGCCAAGGGCTACATGGATAGGGGCGACCTGGTTCCGGACAGCCTCATCATGAAGCTCATGGAGGTCCGCCTGCAGGATCCGGACTGCGCCAGGGGATTCATCCTCGACGGCTTCCCCCGCACGATTCCGCAGGCTGAGGCCCTGAAGACCCTGCTGGCGAACCTGAAGATCCGCCTCGACTTCGTGGCGAACCTGGATGTGCCCCGGGACGTCATCCTGGACCGCCTCACCACCCGGCGGACCTGCTCGAATCCAGACTGCCAGGAGATCTACAACGTCAAGAGCAATCCCCCCGGCCCGGACGGCTCCTGCAAGAAATGCGGAAGCCCCACCATCCAGCGGGCCGACGAGACGGAGGAGGCCATCTCCTTCCGCCTGGAGACCTACAATTCCAAGACGGCTCCCCTCATCGGCTTCTACGAAAAGGAAGGGCTTCTGAAGACCTTCTTGTCCCTGAGCAGCAAGGACACCGTGGAGGCCGTCAAGAAGGCCCTCCAGGCCTGA
- a CDS encoding molybdopterin molybdotransferase MoeA produces MISVNEALHCILNSITPLGLERVGILDALGRVLGEDVAAPRNIPPKDNSAMDGYALRWQDTFGASPKKPVILKVIEDLPAGSVPKKKVGPGQATRIMTGAPLPAGADAVLRVEDTEKDGNNVRILVPVQEGQDIRRAGEDVREGETVIRRGEVIRPAEIGMLASLGRSFVSVYQRPLVAILATGDELADIDEPVTPWKIISSNSYSSAAQAAACGAVPLMIGIARDTREDLTAKFRMALRADVILSSGGVSMGDYDLVKDILRSEGNRIEFWQVAMRPGKPLAFGEMEGVPLFGLPGNPVSSMVSFEQFVRPSLLKMAGHRHIFRKTVQAVTMEDIKKGKGVRTFLRARLEREDARVVVRTTGEQGSGILKSMVQANGLVVVPEDVTLVKAGSEVTVQVIDDGWWAVERPEYL; encoded by the coding sequence ATGATATCCGTCAATGAAGCCCTCCACTGCATTCTGAATTCCATAACGCCTCTGGGCCTGGAGAGGGTCGGTATCCTCGATGCCCTGGGACGGGTCCTCGGAGAGGACGTGGCGGCCCCCCGCAACATCCCGCCGAAAGACAACTCCGCCATGGACGGCTACGCCCTGCGATGGCAGGATACGTTCGGCGCCTCCCCGAAAAAACCAGTCATCCTGAAGGTGATCGAGGACCTGCCGGCGGGGTCCGTTCCAAAGAAGAAGGTAGGCCCGGGACAGGCCACGCGGATTATGACCGGAGCCCCCCTGCCCGCAGGGGCCGACGCGGTGCTTCGCGTGGAGGACACGGAGAAAGACGGGAACAACGTCCGCATCCTGGTGCCTGTCCAGGAAGGTCAGGACATCCGCCGGGCTGGTGAAGACGTCCGGGAGGGCGAGACGGTCATTCGGCGGGGAGAGGTCATCCGCCCCGCCGAGATCGGCATGCTGGCCTCCCTGGGTCGCTCCTTCGTCTCCGTCTACCAACGGCCCCTTGTGGCCATCCTGGCGACGGGTGATGAACTGGCGGACATCGACGAGCCCGTAACGCCCTGGAAGATCATCTCCAGCAACAGTTACTCCTCGGCCGCCCAGGCAGCGGCCTGCGGCGCCGTTCCGTTGATGATCGGCATCGCCCGCGACACCCGGGAGGACCTCACAGCCAAGTTCCGCATGGCCCTCCGGGCCGACGTGATCCTGTCGTCGGGCGGCGTATCCATGGGGGACTACGACCTGGTGAAGGACATACTGCGAAGCGAGGGGAACCGGATCGAGTTCTGGCAGGTTGCCATGCGGCCGGGCAAGCCCCTGGCCTTCGGAGAGATGGAGGGCGTTCCCCTCTTCGGCCTCCCCGGCAACCCGGTTTCTTCCATGGTCTCCTTCGAGCAGTTCGTCCGGCCTTCCCTCCTGAAAATGGCGGGCCACCGGCACATCTTCCGCAAAACCGTCCAGGCCGTTACAATGGAGGACATCAAGAAAGGCAAGGGGGTAAGGACGTTCCTGAGGGCCCGCCTGGAGCGGGAAGACGCCCGCGTCGTCGTCCGGACGACCGGCGAGCAGGGGTCGGGGATCCTCAAATCGATGGTCCAGGCAAACGGCCTCGTCGTCGTTCCGGAAGACGTCACGCTGGTCAAGGCCGGCAGTGAAGTCACGGTTCAGGTCATCGACGACGGCTGGTGGGCGGTGGAGCGGCCGGAATATCTTTGA
- a CDS encoding ATP-dependent helicase, with protein sequence MSRKIDYGKELNEEQRGVVLEESGPLLVIAGAGSGKTRTLTYRVARLIETGVPPNRILLATFTNKAAWSMLSRVRSLLGLELERFWGGTFHSVAHRILRRHADRLGYERSFSILDAEDAVSLVKACIAELDLKKSSEKFPKAEVVQSILSFSANTDTPVGDVVFSRHPFFISRADDMAAVAGRYRERKRKLQAMDFDDLLLNVRQLLAEHPEALEEYRGRFLHVLVDEYQDTNVIQADLVDLLASGHRNLMVVGDDSQSIYSFRGADFHNILRFPERYPDCRVFRLETNYRSTPEILNLANLSIRNNEKQFEKTLRAVRTEGVKPVLATASSVLQQAQFVVQRILELESTVPLRDIAVLYRAHYHSMELQMEMTRRGIPFEIRSGIRFFEQAHIKDVTAYLRILANPGDELAWKRVLPLYGGLGKVAAEKVWRFVSSQSEPLASLDSEAFLKGATRTALPGLKRFREVMRRLWEQAGDATVADLIGLVLEEGYRDHLYELYPEASFREEDLQQLANFSGGFERLEDFLNELALLTNLEKEDVAASSDADKVTLSTIHQAKGLEWSSVFLIWCAEGMLPLARALNDEGGVEEERRLFYVASTRAKDQLYLCYPVSDYRRGMGSMIVQPSRFIRELAPRYQGMRERPYEEWLVDEA encoded by the coding sequence GTGTCCAGGAAAATCGACTACGGGAAGGAACTCAACGAAGAACAGCGGGGGGTCGTCCTCGAAGAGAGCGGTCCGCTGCTCGTCATAGCAGGCGCCGGGAGCGGCAAGACCCGGACGCTGACCTACCGGGTGGCCCGTCTCATCGAAACGGGCGTGCCGCCCAACCGGATCCTCCTGGCCACCTTCACGAACAAGGCCGCCTGGTCCATGCTCTCCCGGGTCCGGTCCCTTCTCGGGCTGGAACTGGAGCGCTTCTGGGGGGGCACGTTCCACTCCGTGGCGCACCGGATCCTCCGCCGCCACGCCGACCGCCTGGGCTACGAGCGGAGCTTCTCCATCCTGGACGCCGAGGACGCGGTCTCCCTCGTAAAGGCCTGCATCGCCGAGCTGGACCTGAAGAAAAGCTCCGAGAAGTTTCCCAAGGCGGAGGTCGTCCAGAGCATCCTGAGCTTCTCCGCCAATACCGACACCCCCGTCGGGGACGTCGTCTTCAGTCGCCATCCTTTTTTCATCTCCCGGGCGGACGACATGGCCGCCGTGGCCGGGCGCTACCGCGAGCGCAAACGGAAGCTCCAGGCCATGGACTTCGACGATCTCCTCCTCAACGTCCGGCAGCTCCTGGCGGAGCACCCGGAGGCGCTCGAGGAGTACCGGGGACGCTTCCTCCATGTGCTGGTGGACGAGTACCAGGACACGAACGTCATCCAGGCGGACCTGGTGGATCTCCTGGCCTCGGGCCACCGGAACCTGATGGTGGTGGGTGACGACTCGCAGAGCATCTATTCCTTCCGGGGGGCCGACTTCCACAACATCCTCCGCTTCCCGGAGCGCTACCCCGACTGCCGGGTGTTCCGCCTGGAGACGAACTACCGCAGCACGCCGGAGATCCTGAACCTGGCGAACCTGAGCATCCGGAACAACGAGAAGCAGTTCGAGAAGACCCTGCGGGCCGTCCGCACGGAGGGGGTGAAGCCCGTCCTGGCGACGGCGTCGTCGGTGCTCCAGCAGGCCCAGTTCGTCGTCCAGCGCATCCTCGAGCTGGAAAGCACGGTGCCGCTCCGGGACATCGCCGTCCTGTACCGTGCTCATTACCACTCCATGGAGCTGCAGATGGAGATGACCCGGCGGGGGATCCCCTTCGAGATCCGCTCGGGCATCCGGTTCTTCGAGCAGGCCCATATCAAGGACGTGACGGCGTACCTGCGGATCCTGGCCAACCCGGGCGACGAACTGGCCTGGAAGCGCGTCCTGCCGCTGTACGGCGGACTCGGGAAAGTCGCGGCGGAGAAAGTCTGGCGCTTCGTTTCGTCCCAGTCGGAGCCCCTGGCTTCGCTGGATTCGGAGGCCTTTCTCAAGGGGGCCACCCGGACGGCCCTGCCGGGGCTGAAGCGGTTCCGGGAGGTCATGCGGCGCCTCTGGGAGCAGGCCGGCGACGCCACGGTTGCGGACCTCATCGGCCTCGTCCTGGAGGAGGGATACCGGGACCATCTGTACGAGCTGTACCCGGAGGCGAGTTTCCGGGAAGAGGACCTGCAGCAGCTGGCAAACTTTTCCGGAGGATTCGAACGGCTGGAGGACTTCCTGAACGAGCTGGCGCTCCTGACGAACCTGGAGAAGGAGGACGTGGCCGCTTCGTCCGATGCGGACAAGGTGACCCTGAGCACCATCCACCAGGCCAAGGGGCTCGAGTGGTCTTCCGTGTTCCTGATCTGGTGCGCCGAGGGCATGCTTCCCCTGGCCCGGGCCCTGAACGACGAGGGCGGGGTGGAGGAGGAGCGGCGGCTTTTCTACGTGGCCTCCACCCGGGCGAAGGACCAGCTCTACCTCTGCTACCCCGTGTCGGACTACCGGCGCGGCATGGGCTCCATGATCGTTCAGCCCTCCCGCTTTATCCGGGAGCTGGCCCCCCGGTACCAGGGGATGCGGGAGAGGCCGTACGAGGAGTGGCTGGTGGACGAAGCGTAG